In one Drosophila pseudoobscura strain MV-25-SWS-2005 chromosome X, UCI_Dpse_MV25, whole genome shotgun sequence genomic region, the following are encoded:
- the Ir68a gene encoding uncharacterized protein Ir68a gives MRWLWLLGLLVAHVSLTLAKGWTGLSRHLLPLDFYQADLKELLQKILWAANVKRCFGVITDDLHYPIYDRSFFEAVGRRLVPFYVVRVNASEDLRRLPGELELVLRAIKARDCDLHVITILNGWQVQGLLRFVYDNRALNMQGKFLLLHDSRLFSPDMLHLWTVFVSSVFLKRQLDNRFQISTVAFPGILSGVLALKNLALWELGKRINGSILFVDNTSDLMGAALPVAVVEHVPMVQWSNTTNSYQGVEVEIMHALGQALKFQPVYYQANGSEATDWEQDDAFGENKTHIDSKLIEELALHSARFAIGDLHLFEVYLRLVELSQPHNFECLTFLTPESSMDNSWQTFILPFSGGMWAGVLLSLFVVGTVFYAISFLNAILTGSDYRGFSRCCRRSRGGRLEPPDPSTYRRLSFRVALSRYRPPLGVGKHRDLFDDYATCFLLTYSMLLYVSLPRMPRNWPLRVLTGWYWIYCILLVATYRASFTAILANPAERVTIDTLEDLLRSGIPLKAGSAENRQFFLDATDEVAQKVGAKMDVLENNDHLTARIAKGECSYYDNEFYLRYMRVGDESGGVGSALHIMRECVVYMPVVLAMEKNSAMKQRVDSSLQHMMEGGLISKWLKDAVKRLPAEAPAQQEALMNLNKFWSSFVALGIGYVASILALLVELWHFRRIIMRHPMYDVLNPSLYYNFKRLYPDQ, from the exons AtgcgctggctctggctcctggGGCTCCTGGTGGCACATGTGTCTCTGACACTGGCTAAAGGCTGGACAGGACTGTCGCGTcacctgctgccgctggatTTCTATCAGGCAGATCtgaaggagctgctgcagaagaTTCTGTGGGCGGCAAACGTGAAGAGATGCTTCGGTGTCATCACCGACGACCTTCACTATCCCATCTACGATCGGAGCTTCTTCGAGGCCGTGGGTCGCCGGCTGGTCCCCTTCTATGTGGTGCGGGTGAATGCCAGCGAGGATCTCCGTCGGCTGCCCGGCGAACTGGAGCTCGTGCTGCGTGCCATCAAGGCCAGAGACTGCGATCTGCACGTGATCACCATTCTCAATGGCTGGCaggtgcagggactcctcaggTTCGTCTACGACAACCGGGCCCTCAACATGCAGGGGAAGTTCCTCCTGCTGCACGACTCGCGGCTCTTCTCCCCGGACATGCTCCACCTGTGGACCGTCTTTGTGAGCAGTGTCTTCCTTAAGCGGCAGCTGGATAACAG ATTCCAAATCTCCACTGTGGCCTTTCCGGGAATTTTGAGCGGCGTTTTGGCTCTGAAAAATCTCGCCCTTTGGGAGCTGGGTAAACGCATCAACGGAAGCATTCTGTTTGTGGACAATACAAGTGATCTAATGG GTGCCGCACTGCCAGTGGCCGTTGTCGAGCATGTGCCCATGGTCCAGTGGTCGAACACAACGAACAGCTACCAGGGCGTTGAGGTGGAAATCATGCATGCTTTGGGCCAGGCCCTGAAATTCCAGCCAGTGTACTATCAGGCGAACGGTAGCGAGGCCACGGATTGGGAACAGGACGATGCGTTTGGGGAGAACAAGACCCACATAGACTCCAAGCTTATCGAGGAACTG GCTCTGCACAGCGCCCGGTTTGCCATTGGGGATCTGCACCTGTTCGAGGTCTACCTGCGACTGGTGGAGCTCAGTCAGCCGCATAATTTCGAGTGTCTGACCTTCCTCACGCCCGAGTCCTCGATGGACAACTCCTGGCAGACCTTCATACTGCCCTTCAGCGGGGGCATGTGGGCCGGGGTATTGCTCTCCCTGTTCGTTGTGGGGACTGTTTTCTATGCGATAAGCTTCTTGAACGCCATCCTCACGGGCAGCGACTATAGGGGCTTCTCCCGATGCTGCCGCAGGAGCCGCGGAGGTCGTCTAGAGCCCCCGGACCCAAGCACCTATCGACGGCTGAGCTTCCGcgtggccctcagccgctatCGTCCGCCGCTGGGTGTGGGCAAGCACCGCGATCTCTTCGACGACTATGCCACCTGCTTTCTCCTCACGTACAGCATGCTGCTGTACGTGTCCCTGCCGCGCATGCCACGCAACTGGCCGCTGCGGGTCCTTACAGGCTGGTACTGGATCTACTGCATCCTCCTGGTGGCCACGTATCGCGCCAGCTTCACCGCTATCCTGGCCAACCCGGCGGAAAGGGTAACCATCGACACGCTGGAAGATCTGCTGCGTTCTGGGATACCACTCAAGGCTGGGTCGGCCGAGAACAGACAGTTCTTTCTGGATGCCACCGATGAAGTGGCCCAGAAGGTGGGCGCCAAGATGGATGTCCTTGAGAACAACGATCATCTG ACCGCTCGCATTGCCAAGGGAGAGTGCTCCTACTACGACAACGAGTTCTATTTGCGATATATGCGCGTGGGGGACGAGTCCGGAGGCGTGGGATCTGCCCTGCACATCATGAGGGAGTGCGTCGTTTACATGCCTGTCGTGCTGGCCATGGAAAAAAACTCCGCCATGAAGCAGCGCGTGGACAGCTCCCTGCAGCACATGATGGAGGGCG GTCTGATATCCAAATGGCTTAAGGATGCGGTCAAACGGCTGCCGGCCGAGGCACCTGCCCAGCAGGAAGCTCTCATGAATCTCAACAAGTTCTGGAGCTCCTTTGTGGCCCTGGGGATTGGGTACGTGGCATCGATTCTGGCACTTTTGGTCGAGCTTTGGCATTTCAGGCGCATCATCATGCGGCATCCCATGTACGATGTCCTCAATCCCAGCTTGTATTATAACTTTAAGCGTCTCTATCCAGACCAATAA